A genomic window from Nitrospirota bacterium includes:
- a CDS encoding alpha/beta hydrolase, whose translation MRIVVLVGVSVLVALAAISGAMVLMEDRFIYFPAADLSATPRSLGLRFEDRWLTTDDGVRLHAWHIPNPEARYTAIDFHGNAGNLGDRVYHYAQWHRAGLAVYAVDYRGYGRSAGTPSEDGLYRDARSVWADVTSELAVPPDRVVVVGRSLGTGPATQLATEVRPAGLVLESPMTSIPDMARVAYPWLPVSFMIRTRFDNLSKITSVTCPLMVIHAAEDEIIPEWMGRRLFEAARDPKLWVSVAGRHNDFDDVSAEAYEAAWRAFLGSLPPPV comes from the coding sequence GTGCGGATCGTGGTGTTGGTCGGCGTCAGCGTGCTCGTTGCTCTGGCGGCCATCAGCGGCGCGATGGTACTGATGGAGGACCGCTTCATCTACTTTCCAGCCGCCGACCTCTCGGCAACGCCCCGCTCCCTTGGCCTGCGGTTTGAAGATCGTTGGCTCACCACCGACGACGGCGTCCGGCTGCACGCCTGGCACATCCCGAACCCGGAGGCCCGCTACACCGCGATCGACTTTCACGGCAACGCGGGCAACCTCGGCGATCGCGTATACCACTACGCGCAATGGCATCGAGCGGGGCTTGCCGTGTACGCCGTGGACTACCGCGGTTACGGACGCAGCGCGGGGACCCCTTCGGAAGACGGGTTGTACCGCGACGCCCGGTCCGTGTGGGCAGACGTGACGAGTGAACTCGCCGTGCCTCCCGACCGCGTGGTCGTGGTGGGACGCAGTCTGGGGACCGGGCCCGCCACGCAGCTCGCGACCGAAGTACGACCGGCCGGCCTCGTGCTGGAAAGCCCGATGACCAGCATTCCGGACATGGCGCGCGTGGCGTACCCCTGGCTCCCGGTCTCATTTATGATACGCACACGATTCGACAACCTGAGCAAGATCACATCCGTGACGTGCCCGTTGATGGTGATCCACGCGGCGGAAGACGAGATCATTCCCGAATGGATGGGGCGCCGCCTGTTCGAGGCGGCTCGTGACCCCAAGCTCTGGGTATCGGTCGCGGGCAGGCACAACGACTTCGACGATGTCTCGGCCGAGGCGTACGAAGCCGCGTGGCGCGCGTTCCTGGGTTCCCTTCCTCCGCCCGTATGA
- a CDS encoding YHS domain-containing protein, with amino-acid sequence MEKDPVCGMLVDPLRAVGQRIAAGKTYYFCSANCLAKFDAAPERFVSGETKEKR; translated from the coding sequence ATGGAAAAAGATCCGGTGTGCGGCATGTTGGTAGATCCCTTGCGCGCGGTGGGACAGAGAATCGCGGCAGGGAAGACCTATTATTTCTGCAGCGCGAACTGTTTGGCGAAATTCGACGCTGCGCCCGAACGCTTCGTCTCGGGAGAAACTAAGGAGAAGAGATGA
- a CDS encoding gamma-glutamyl-gamma-aminobutyrate hydrolase family protein (Members of this family of hydrolases with an active site Cys residue belong to MEROPS family C26.) has product MKKGRPSKPDLSGEVSIAVIIKSRDNAVLRGVRPYLRWVTRSGGAPCLVSPGEPVPRSARGLLFLGGEDLAPERYGERNRYCERINEPRDAFELGLLAAALKDDVPILAVCRGIQVLAVALGATLYQDIPIEHRAAGRRSRVIHRGPRHTDSSHRITIAPGSMLVRLIGRASALVNSHHHQAVRSLGPNTRVVARASDGTIEAIEHTANRFVLGVQWHPERWPHPSSDAIMKGFLTACAGP; this is encoded by the coding sequence GTGAAGAAGGGCCGCCCCTCCAAGCCGGATCTGAGCGGCGAGGTTTCGATCGCCGTGATCATCAAGTCGCGTGACAACGCGGTGCTGCGCGGCGTGCGGCCGTACCTGCGCTGGGTGACGCGCAGCGGGGGCGCACCGTGTCTGGTGTCGCCGGGTGAACCGGTTCCACGCTCGGCGCGCGGCCTGCTGTTCCTGGGCGGGGAAGACCTCGCGCCCGAGCGGTACGGGGAACGCAACCGGTACTGCGAGCGAATCAACGAACCTCGCGACGCGTTCGAGCTGGGTCTGCTCGCGGCCGCCCTCAAAGACGATGTCCCGATCCTGGCCGTGTGTCGCGGCATCCAGGTCCTCGCGGTGGCCCTGGGCGCGACCCTGTATCAGGACATCCCGATCGAACACCGCGCGGCGGGTCGGCGTTCGCGGGTGATCCACCGTGGCCCGAGACACACCGACTCGTCGCACCGCATCACGATCGCACCCGGAAGTATGCTCGTGCGGTTGATCGGCCGCGCGAGCGCGCTCGTCAACAGTCATCACCACCAGGCGGTGCGGAGCCTTGGGCCCAACACCCGGGTGGTCGCCCGAGCGAGCGACGGGACCATCGAGGCGATCGAACACACGGCCAACCGGTTCGTGTTGGGCGTCCAGTGGCATCCCGAACGCTGGCCGCATCCCTCGTCCGACGCCATCATGAAAGGATTCCTGACCGCGTGCGCTGGGCCATGA
- a CDS encoding LPP20 family lipoprotein yields MATRRPALAFGPSLVLASALLACATTGILTAREPDWVEGRSARYPDASYVTGVGRADNPEAAEDRAYAAVSRVFSAQISQRTTEWERYLQADDSGKTASQRDISIDQVTKVSTGKVLEHVAIAERYHNANTGAYYALATMDRRQAAATLRERIAGLDREIDALLHSSQRSDDPLGRIRALHLAVRLLLLRDAYHTDLQIVDPSGRGADPLTRLRTVRLQLQRDLEQHVHIALEVTGDEPAAIRSALTQGLNTYGLPVSGADGAPADIVIRGAATFESVDHMPQGPFVRWTASFDLLDRSTDQIIGSIRRNGREGHLTEPEARARALRAAQHAVSDDAGRTLAAFLFGTDTDFASPPSSQEPRP; encoded by the coding sequence GTGGCGACCCGGCGCCCCGCGCTCGCATTCGGACCCTCGCTGGTGCTGGCAAGCGCCCTGCTCGCGTGCGCGACCACCGGTATTCTGACCGCCCGCGAGCCCGACTGGGTGGAGGGGCGCAGCGCGCGCTATCCCGACGCAAGCTACGTGACCGGCGTGGGCCGCGCCGACAACCCCGAGGCCGCCGAGGACCGGGCTTACGCCGCGGTATCCCGGGTGTTCTCCGCGCAGATCTCACAGCGCACCACCGAGTGGGAGCGCTACCTACAGGCCGATGACTCGGGCAAGACCGCGTCGCAACGCGACATCTCGATCGACCAGGTCACCAAGGTGTCCACCGGCAAGGTGCTGGAGCACGTGGCCATTGCCGAGCGGTATCACAACGCGAACACCGGGGCCTACTATGCCCTGGCGACCATGGATCGGCGGCAGGCCGCGGCCACGCTGCGCGAACGCATCGCGGGCCTCGACCGAGAAATCGACGCGCTGCTCCACTCGTCCCAGCGCAGCGATGACCCGTTGGGCCGGATACGCGCCCTCCACTTGGCGGTGAGACTTCTGCTGCTCCGCGACGCGTACCATACCGACCTGCAGATCGTGGACCCGTCCGGACGCGGCGCTGATCCACTGACCCGGCTTAGAACCGTCAGACTCCAGTTGCAGCGCGACCTCGAACAACACGTGCACATTGCGCTCGAGGTCACGGGTGACGAGCCCGCCGCAATCCGGAGCGCGCTCACCCAGGGCCTCAACACCTACGGCTTGCCGGTCAGCGGCGCGGACGGGGCTCCCGCGGACATCGTCATCCGGGGCGCGGCCACCTTCGAGTCCGTGGATCACATGCCCCAGGGACCGTTCGTTCGCTGGACCGCCAGCTTCGACCTGCTGGATCGATCCACCGACCAGATCATCGGATCCATTCGTCGCAACGGCCGCGAAGGCCATCTGACGGAACCGGAAGCGCGGGCCCGCGCGCTGCGCGCCGCGCAGCACGCCGTGTCGGACGATGCGGGCCGCACCCTGGCTGCGTTTCTATTCGGCACTGACACTGATTTCGCCTCACCACCCTCATCCCAGGAGCCCCGACCATGA
- a CDS encoding M28 family peptidase: MTGLIVAGLVVVGLLWWLGAMFWMPGASVSGPLAPPTQREAALSARLARDVEALAGEIGERNVLHYDELLAAADYIDGALEAAGYEVHRQRYELDGRPYDNLEVEQRGSTSADEVVVVGAHYDTVPDSPGANDNASGVASLLALAEYFVTRQTARTLRFVAFANEEAPFAHTARMGSVVYAKRSKARGERIAAMISLETMGYFTDEPNSQRYPSVLRWIYPDTGNFIAFVSNLGSRGLLKRALRAFRSHASIPSEGGAVPERLPGVGWSDHWSFWQEGYRAIMVTDTALYRYPAYHAEGDIPDQVDFERLARVVAGLEIVVADLAGGVTGTVSPRRPTEPDVIPPQDLPELVE; encoded by the coding sequence ATGACCGGACTGATTGTCGCGGGCCTGGTGGTCGTCGGTCTGCTCTGGTGGCTCGGCGCGATGTTTTGGATGCCCGGCGCGAGCGTGAGCGGCCCTCTTGCGCCGCCCACCCAGCGTGAGGCGGCGCTCAGCGCGCGCCTGGCCCGCGACGTGGAGGCCCTGGCCGGCGAGATCGGCGAACGCAACGTTCTGCACTACGACGAACTGCTGGCCGCGGCGGATTACATCGACGGCGCGCTGGAGGCCGCGGGCTACGAGGTACACCGGCAACGTTATGAGCTGGACGGGCGCCCATACGACAATCTTGAGGTCGAACAAAGGGGCTCCACCTCGGCGGACGAGGTGGTCGTCGTCGGCGCGCACTACGACACGGTCCCTGACTCGCCGGGCGCGAACGACAACGCAAGCGGCGTGGCGTCGCTCCTGGCCCTGGCCGAGTACTTTGTCACCCGCCAAACCGCCCGCACGCTGCGCTTCGTGGCCTTTGCCAACGAAGAGGCGCCGTTCGCGCACACCGCGCGCATGGGGAGCGTGGTCTACGCCAAACGCTCCAAGGCACGCGGCGAGCGCATTGCGGCGATGATCAGCTTGGAGACCATGGGCTACTTCACCGACGAGCCCAACTCCCAGCGCTACCCTTCGGTGCTTCGTTGGATCTACCCCGACACCGGCAACTTCATCGCCTTCGTGAGCAACTTGGGGTCGCGGGGCCTGCTCAAGCGCGCTCTGAGGGCATTCCGCAGCCACGCGTCGATCCCTTCGGAAGGCGGCGCCGTGCCCGAGCGCCTGCCCGGGGTGGGATGGTCGGATCACTGGTCGTTCTGGCAGGAGGGTTATCGCGCGATCATGGTCACGGACACCGCCCTGTACCGCTACCCCGCGTACCACGCCGAAGGGGACATCCCGGATCAGGTGGACTTCGAACGCCTGGCGCGCGTGGTCGCGGGGCTGGAGATCGTGGTGGCGGATCTGGCAGGCGGCGTCACCGGAACCGTCTCGCCGCGCCGGCCGACCGAGCCGGACGTGATTCCCCCGCAGGATCTCCCGGAACTCGTCGAGTAG